In the genome of Raphanus sativus cultivar WK10039 chromosome 9, ASM80110v3, whole genome shotgun sequence, the window CAAGtctgtaaattaaaataaactctGTAAAGTTATGCTATATAAAGCAAAGCTAGATAAAGCAACTTTTGTCGTTTAGTTGTAATAATTTACCTTCTCCCCCATGGGAACAGCGATGCAGCAGTCAAAGCGTTTACTAGGCATAACGCAGTGAACGCGCCACCGTCCGGTGACGGTGACAAACGCCGTGTCGAGCCAGCAATCTACTCTCATCTCTATCCCGAGCATCTGAAGCGGCACGAGCGCCGACGGGTCGCAACGTGCGTGCACGTACGGCTGGTAGCTCGGGACGTCGGGGTTGTCAACAGCCACCGGATCTGTGATTGATGCGTAAGCCGTAATCGCCATCGGAAGAAAATTCTCCGGCGATGACTGAGGGTCCGGGACTGCGGGAGGAGCGATGCCTTTGCCGTAGTATATCCGTCGTGAGAGCTTGAGACCTTGCTCTACTCGGACAGCGAATTCTTCGGACATCTTTTGTTCCGGCGATGTTTGAGACGAGAGGGAAGAGAAAAAAAGTAGGAGAGTGAGAAAGGGTAGAGAGTTCTTCAGGCCCGTGTTTAAAGGGGGGTGTTTAATCGACCGGTGAAAGGGAACGGCGATAGAAGATTTTAATAAGTGAGCTTGTTGAGCGAATGGTTAATAGACACGTATAAAGTATCCTGCCGCCAGAATAGtgattgtattttttatttgtatattaaaaatggTTACCATTTCTGTTTTCTCATTATATTtgtatagttttaaattttaaccaAACCAAGTTACCTTAATATTGATTTAAACATATGTAATCCTTCACTGAAAGAACGTAAAAGCCATCCTAGTTGAATTTTCTCAACTTGAGTCttcgataaaaaaaaataaccatatttgattaaaaaggttttaaaaatttaagaattcATTCTAAAATTTctcattagaattttttttttttttgatgtctCAAGCTTTTAAGGGATTTCTTGTACTAAAAACTCTAGTTGAAGTTTAACGGTTTTTACATCCAGGTCTAGGGTTCGAATCTCAGACTATACAATTTTTTTGCAGATCAAAAGAATTACATGTTTCAAATTTCGGAGAAAGTGATTTATTAATGTAGACTACGGAAGAAAGACGTACAAAGGATtttcaacatggtgcaagtgAATATGGTAATGAGTGGATTTTCATAGGACGATTCATATGATATAGTTAGGCGTAGATCTCATAAGGCAGTTAATATtatcggttgtcgaatcgtttttgtaatttctttttataattgcAGTGTCATAATAAATTAGCGTTAAAAAACAACTCTAGTCGAAAGATTTCCAAACCGAATGTTCTAAGAGAATTTTTAGAACGTCGACCAGTGACCTTTTTTTACCGATGACcatttgataagtgaaaaaaaaaaaagcaaacaaaatatcatctcaaaaatttagttaatttgtttgtcattcaaattaaaaattgaatatttctAATAAATTTCTACATACCAAACgtaaaagaaaaattggaacTCATACCCACAAACAATATCATTTGTGTTCAATTATTCTgttattttaatcataaaaattgAATTATGTTCTCATTCCactatttagttatattttccTTAGCAATTGTAACatgtagttttatatattacctgttgatttatttttcttgacAATATTTTGCACGCTAGTTTATTCACTCCTAACATAATGATGTCTCGCAATccatatttagtttttttttgggtccaTTGTCGATCTCATATCCTATATATTTGTGTGGACTTTCTTTTATATCCTTCGTTGATCACTcacttaacaaaaatatatatcaataaaaactattatatttgacTATATATCAGTAATATCACCAAAAGATACTTGAAAAAGGGGAAAAAGCTTGTATACAAAGTCCTCCACGTCGTGATCGGACAACGATCAAATGCGCAATATTAAATTCGGCGAACCAAATCTTTAGACATGTAGGCCATGTCCAGTAAATTACAATAATTACAAAacaactttaaattttaatattgatgATAAGTCTATTCTGATATCTAGCTATGATAACTGTGATGACTGAAAATTAACATCATTCTTAGCAGTGCATCTTCGGTTTattacttcctccgtttcagAAAAATTAATGTTCTACGAAAAAAATGTAAGCTCAAGAAAAGAGATGTGATCGTGAAGATGAGAGGAAGACTGTGTCACACATGTGATCGATGTGTGACACAATGGAAAGAATCGATTATGGAAACTATGACGTGGCATAACGTGATTATCAAGTAAAGAAGATATGGAAGATTAGATTGCATCGAGATATTAGGAAATATAGTATATTCGATGAGGGCTACTTAACTAGATTGTCTAAGGCAGATCTAGGTTAAGGACGCTAATTGAAAAACTTGAGCAAGGGTTTATCTTGTCAAGTAGAAGAGGTGATCGAGTTCAGGGTGTTGAAGCTCGATCTACTGAGTTTAAGAGATTAGAAATTGGTCCGTCTCTAGTCGTGTGTGACTGAGAGTAATTCGGATTAAACAGATATAGGAGATTGTTTAAGTGATTTCTAATATACAAGAAAGAGTGTTCTTGGATTCTCTGTGTGCTCCTTATATTCGTTTGTCCCTGAActttcatttggtatcagagcaggaaACCTCTGTGGTATCAAGTACTACTAACAGGTTGAGATCCTGCGGATTTCATGGACAACATGAAGGAGCTTATCACGCTGCATAAGCCTATTATGCTTGACGGCGGAAACTTTGGACATTGGAAGGCGAGGATGAGACATGTGATCAGAGGGATAGATGAGGATGCCTGGACAGCAGTTGAAGACGGGTGGACACCACCTACTGTGATGATGGAAGACAAAACCTTGGGTCCAAAACCTAAGGAACAGTGGACGGATTCTGATAAATCAGCATCAAAATTCAATTCTAAGGCATTAACAGTCACATTCTCAGCTGTCGATTTGGAGCAGTTCAAAATCATTCAAGGGTGTGAGTCAGCCAAAGAAGCATGGGATACCTTAATCAATCACTTTGAAGGAAATTCAAGCGTGCGACGAACCAGGATTGATCATCTAGCCTCAAGGTTTGAAAACctgcgcatgggagatgatgaaCCTATCGATGGGTTCATATCCAAGATTAGTGAGTTGGCTAATGAATCCTCAGTCTTAGGAAAAAAGTATGAAGAGAAAGATCTGGTGAAGAAGATTTTAAGGTGTCTACCTCCTAGATTTGAAGCTTACAAAGCAGTCCTTAACATAGCAGTTGACACTGATGAGATGAAGTTTGATCAACTCTCCGGGATTCTGAAGGTTCATGACCTTGAAAAATCAGATCGACAGGAAGCTACTCAGAAGAGCATCGCCTTCACTGCTGACACTAGAGACAATGACAGAGTCTCTAAGATTGAGGATAATCTGAGCTTGATGGCAAAGAACTTTAACAAGTTCATGAAGCGAGTTGAGAAAGGGGGTAGCAGATCAAACGGTAGGTTTCAGAGGAATGAATCAGATCGTAATGGCGCACAGTCCTCACGGTCGGATgcttcaaagaagaagaagtaactTCAGTGTCATGAATGCGAGGGTTTTGGACACTTTCGGAATGAATGTCCACTCGCTAAGAGGAAGGAACTCAAGTGCATTGAATGCAAGGGATATGGTCATACTCGTAGCGAATGTCCCAATACTTTGAAGAAAGATAAGTCACTTCTGAGCTTACGTGATTCAGAATCAGACAGTGAAAGTGATGATGGAGAATTACACCTAAACTTCATGGCACTCGTGGCTCATGATGTAACTACTTCAATCTCTGGAACTCAGGAAGACGtaacagaagaggaagaagatgagctTAATCATGACCTGGAAACTGAGTACAAGGCACTGTTTGATCAGTTTACCGAGCTTAGCCACGAGAACCTTCAGCTATTAAAGGATCGAGCAATGCTGAAAGCACAAGTAAACATTCTTGAACTTGAGAAGCCGATAACACAATCAACTGCCCCTTCAATCTTAAAGGAATCTGATCAAGAAGTCCTTGCACTGAAATGAGCAATGGCGGAGCAGGAACGTTGTCATAAAGAATTTGAGGGAAAATACAATCAGTTGAGCGAGATGTTCTTCCAAGAAAAAGATAAGAGCAAGTTGTTGGAAAGTCAGTTGGCTGAAAACCTGAAGAAGATAAAAATGTTGTCAACTGGTACTAAGTCCCTAGATCATCTGCTCACCTTGGGACAATGTCCTAGCACAAGCCGAGGTATGGGGTTTCAGGGTTCTACCTTCAAGTCTGATCAAGAAGGACGTCAAGTGACGTTTGTAAAAGAAGCCTCCACAAAGGAAAAAGTAGATGAACCTCGTCCTCTTCAAACTCAGCCTGCTCCTCAGAACTCAGGAAAAGCTGTATCTAATCCGCGAGGAAGACATCATGGGAATGGTTGTCACTTCTGTGGAAAACGCGGTCATCATGTCAGCTTTTGCTACTTTCGCAGGCACCAATACGAACGAGCTTGGAGATTAAATCTATGTTTCATGGAACCCTCCATGTATGGACATGTCTGGATTGCCAAAAGAGATCTATATCCAACTTATAAAGACCGTGTCCTCAAAGTGTCACACACGGAATCCCCTGAGTCACACAAGCGTATCAGAAAAGCTCAACTTGGTTAGTCATGTCGCATACACTAGTGCTGATGGGAGTTCTCAAAGTGATTCTCCGTGGTACTTTGATAGTGGATGTTCAAAACACATGACAGGAAGCTATGAACATCTTGAGAAACTCCAACCCATTAAAGGAGGCAAAGTGACTTTTGGCGATGGAGGACAAGGAAAGATACGAGGAGTTGGAGAAACGAGTAGACCGGATTTACCCCGCCTCATCAATGTTTATTATGTTGATGGTCTTAAGGCAAACCTGATCAGTGTTAGTCAACTATGCGATGAAGTTCTAGAAGTGATCTTTAATAGCAAAGAATGTCGTGCTGTTGATTCACAAGGGAACATCGTACTATGTGGAATACGTTCTGGAAACAACTGCTACATGTGGAAGCCCACAAACGTGTGCTGCTCAGCTACTACTTCGAAGCTTGATCTCTGGCATAAGAAGCTAGGTCACATGAACATCAATGGACTAACTCGACTGGTTAATGCAGAAGTAGTGAGAGGAGTTCCAGATGTAGAGTCTCAAACTGATACTGTATGTGGAGCATGCTGTCAAGGAAAACAAGTCAAGGTGCAACACAAGCGAATTCCTGAAATCAGATCTAAGCAATTGCTGGAGCTTGTGCACATGGATCTTATGGGTCCGATCACCCCAGAGAGCATAGCAGGGAAGAAATATATTCTTGTTATGGTAGATGACTTCTCAAGATACACCTGGGTTGATTTCTTGCGAAACAAGTCTGATGCCATCGAGAGCTTTAGGATTCTTGCGTTACAACTGAAACAGAAAGGTGGGATTATGCAGATCAAGAGTGATCATGGTGGAGAGTTTCAGAATGAGCAGTTTGATAGTTTCTGTCAGAGCCAAGGGATCCGACATCAATATGCAGCACCCAGaacaccacagcagaatggaGTTGTGGAAAGGAAAAATCGCACATTacaagagatggcaagagctaTGTTGTGTGGAAACAATGTTCCACCTGGTTTTTGGGCCGAAGCTGTCAGCACTGCATGTTATGTGATAAATCGGGTGTATGTTAAGCCTAATACTAAGACTACACCTTATGAGATACTGAAAGGTAAGACTCCCAATCTTAGTCACATGCATGTGTTTGGGTGTCTATGCTATATCCTGAATGATAAAGATCACTTGAGAAAGTTTGATGCCAAAAGTGATGTAGGGATGTTTCTGGGCTATTCGACTAACAGCTCTGCTTATCGTGTCTTCAATCAGCGCACCAAATTCATTGGAGACAAAGTAAATATGGTCTTTGATGATAGTGTGGGATTCTATCAGACAAGGGTCACACAAACTATTGACTGTGCTACACCAAATAACTCTGCTCCGGAAGCAATGATCAAGGAAGAGTCTGAAGACGAGGAGGAATCTGACAGTGTacgagttgatctggatcagggAAAAGTTCATAAGAATCATTCCTCAGCTGATGTCATTGGAGGTATGTTTGATGAAAGGGTTACCCGAAAGAAACAGATTAACTTCAAGGAGATGGTTAAGTTGGCATCATTCATGGCCAAGATGAATAACGTGGAGTGTTATGTTTCTCAGATAGAACCAAAGAATCTCCAGGAAGCTTTAGATGATGAATACTGGACTGACTCAATGCATCAGGAGCTGGAACAGTTTGAACGGTTAGATGTATGGACGCTGGTCCCTAGACCTGAAGGAGTCAATGTCATTGGAACAAAGTGGATTCATAAGAACAAGATAGATGAAGAAGGGAATGTGATTCGGAACAAGTCAAGACTGGTTGGTCAAGGTTACACTCAGATCGAAGGAGTGGATTTCGATGAAACATTTGCTCCTGTAGCACGTCTCGAATCAATCAGATTACTCTTTGGAATGGCATGtggtttcagaatcaagctttatcagatggatgtcaagagtGCGTTTCTGAATGGGGTTTTACAAGAAGAAGTCTATGTTACACAACCTAAGGGTTTTGAAGATCCACACTTCCCTTAGTATGTCTACAAACTTAAGAAAGCACTCTATGGACTTAAACAGGCTCCACGAGCTTGGTATGAAAGGTTGACCGATTTCCTCATCAAGGCTGGGTTTCAGAGAGGAGGAGTTGATAAGACTCTGTTCATAGGAGAAGATGGGAAGGATGTCATCATTATCCAAGTGTATGTAGACGACATCATCTTTGGGAGCACGTCAAAGAGAATGGTGGATGATTTTGTTCATACTATGACGAAAGAATTCGAGATGAGCATGGTTGGGGAGCTCAGTTATTTTCTTGGACTACAAATCAAGCAGCTTGCGGATGGAATCACTGTATCTTAGAGCACGTATGCCAAAAATCTTATCAAGAGATTTTGAATGCAGACTAGCAAATTTGCCAACACACCCATGAGCACCACTACCAAGCTGTCCCGTGATGAAGATGGCAAACCAGTTGATGAGAAACTCTACAGAGCAATGATCGGGAGTCTCTTGTATCTCACGGCCAGCCGACCTGATCTCTGTCTGAGTGTGGGCATTTGTGCTCGTTACCAAGCATGTCCAAAGGAGTCACACATGAATGCGGTTAAGCGTATCATTAAATATGTGAAAGGAACTTTGGATTTTGGTCTTCACTATACTTTTGAAACTAACGTGAATCTTGCAGGTTTCTGTGATGCAGATTGGACTGGGTGCTTAGATGACAGACATAGCACTTCTGGAGGTTGTTTCTTTCTTGGGAACAACATGGTCGCTTGGCACAGCAAGAAGCAAAACTGTGTCTCGCTTTCGactgctgaagctgagtacatTGCATTGGGAAGCTGTTGCACACAATTACTCTGGATGCGACAAATGCTCGTTGATTATGGTATCATCTCTGATCATATGCTCGTTCATTGTGATAACATGAGTGCCATAAACTTGTCTAAGAATCCTGTTCAGCATTCGCGCACCAAGCATGTGGACATACGACATCACTTTGTAAAAGAGCTAGTTGAGATGAGAATTGTGATTCTAGAGCATGTATCAACTGAGAAATAGCTTGCTGATCTATTTACCAAACCATTGGACTACAATACCTTCCTAGAGCTTCGTAAGGCCTTGGAAATTGTTAATCTCTGAATAAGTCCTGTCAGAAGAGGAGAGTTACTGCATGTACATCGCACTAACTAAGATATTCTACTACAGCACCATCAAAACCTTGAGTCAACAAGTTCACTTTTGCGAGTCATTCTCCACGAGCTTATCTCTTATGCTCTTAGGTTCACTGAAGAAAGGCAATCATCTCGGATCAGGATGCTGTCACATTTTAGTTCTGAGGATTGATCAATGTCTGGATTGAACGAGGAAACACATAAGGGGTTGAGTGTATGAGTAAGGAGAATAAGTTGTGTTAAGCATAAGAAAGTATGAGTCACTCAGTAAcaaaaagttaagaaaaaagTCTGGAATGATAGATACTCGAGTTGGAACTGGATGCTGCCACATTCTGAGTCTGACCTCGATCACTGTCTTGACTGGGCAGAGTATGTCTCAATTCTTACGAGAAGGTCCGATCTGACACAGGGTGTTACCCCACTTTGTGTTGGACTCGGATATCTTCTCATTGCACGGAATTGTAGACCATGCTCTTGAGGtaaaagttttcaaatttaCTTGTCGAGTAGGAGTGACAAACACAAGATACTTACCATGTGTTTCCAGACATTACTAATGAGTGTGAGTGTGAACTTGTGGAGGGATGATTAGTGAAAGCGAATCTCGTGAGTGACAGCTACTCGGCTGAGAAAGAGCTACAAACTTGGGTTGACTCATTGATTTCCTTAAAAGTTTTATGTGGTAGTTACTTGTGCTGGTGTGGTGTCTTCTGTGTTCTTTCCTCTGGATAAAAAGGCATCATGAGAATGCCTTAAATGGTTACATGTACATAAAGGTTATCTTGATACTTGCTTTGTGAATTTCGGTTCTCTCTCTCATGCTCTCACATGGCTATAAGTGTTGTCAAAAATCACTTGGTCATATCTTCTCTTATGTTGTTTTggttctttattttcttttgggcTTCTCTCATCTTTGGACCTTTCTTATGTTACTAATAAAAATTGAGTTGATGAGTGTTGTTAGGAGCATTGTTATTGTCGCCACTTTCAAACAGATTCCCTagctcatctctctctcttctcgcCATCGACATGCAACCGCGAAGAAGCTCCCGTCTAAACCGAGGCTCATCTGGTGCTGGGAGCTCGTCTCAGCCTCCCTCGTCACAGCCGCAGTCTTCTCAATCTGCACGGAAGCGAGCTCGTCAGCGTCCATCGCGCGATGTCTCACCGGAGCTTGTTGAGCCGGAGAACGAGTCGCTCTCGGAGACGGACTCCGACAATGGTATCGTGAATCCGATGGGTGCAGCTGAGACCGTTGTGAATCAAGCTAAGGAAGCTCGCTATCATGAAAATCGTCTCATGTATCGGACCAAGCTCGATCTGTACCCCGAGCTGATGCAACCACACAAGACACCTCTTACTCCCCGATTCATCTCAATGGCGGCTACTGAGCGATTTCAAGGGCTCAAGGATCGGAAGTTCATCGATCAACATCGGATTTCTCTCACCGATGAGAATCTTGCCGATGTTAGGAGCATTGTGGAGAATGCAGGACTCCTCCATACTCTCACTGATGTGGATGCGTATCAGCCTTCTGTGGTAAGAGAGTTCATAGCCAATCTCCTGGAAGCTTCAGAACGCGATGTTGGTGTGGCAGTGTACCTTAGGGCATCGATGATTGATTTCTCTCCAAGTTTGATTAATGCCATCTACTGTATTCCTGGTTTTGAAGATGATCCTAACTGGTTGGATGAGAATATTGATGAAGTGTGTGGATTCCTCACTGATGGTCAGATAAATCGATGGGAAAACATGAGTTCCAAGTTCCTCTCTCCGACGAATCAGGTGCTCTACAAGCTGGTTTGCACCAACTGGATTCCGACTATGAACTACACCAACATGAATCAAACTCGTTTGAAGTTTGTGTATATGCTTCATCACAATGAAGATGGGTTCAACTTTGGGAAGTTGGTGTATGATCAGATCATGCAAATGGCTGAaaacaccaagaagaagaagtctcgGCGCATCATGTTTCCGACACTAATCCAACAAGTCATCAACTTTCAGAGGATAGTTCCGATTGACTATCCATCTGATGAGTTTACTGGATTTCCCAAGCTTGTGGTCAAGGACATCAAAGCTGGAAGAGGCACTGGAGCAGACACACGATCTGCATCCCTGGAGGAAGATATTGAGCGCACCATTGCCAGTCTCAAAGGAATTTACATACGCCTGAGGAGTAAGAGTATCTTGTTTGTGTTATGTGTTCGCTTAACTAAACTAATGCTCTTTGTTTTTATCTGAATGTGCATCTATGCAGGGGGAGAATATGTTGTTCATCAACCTCCTCCGACCATGAATCAGGATGACGAGGTAGCTGGAGATACTGAAGAACTCAGTCAAGCGGGTGACACCGAAGAGCTTAGCCGAAGCATTTCCTTCTGAGTCTTTCTAAGTCGTCTGTGTGATGATGTGCCTTATGATTAGTGAGATTAAGGCTATTGTGTTAAAAATAAGATGGTTGTAGTAAGACTAAGGTTTCTGAATGCTTGAATTAATGGTGTGTTTTTGTGTTGAAGACATTGATGAATTATCTATGCTATTGTGCTTTATTCATGTGGTCACAAAAGTACATCTGTGAATGACTTGGAAATATACCTTCTGTCTGGTAGTTtttcgtgtgtgtgtgtgcaggtTGCATAGGATGTCACATTAAGAtaaaaagggggagaatgtAAGCTCAAGAAAAGAGCTGTGATCGTGAAGATGAGAGGAAGACTGTGTCACACATGTGATCGATGTGTGACACAATGGAAAGAATCGATTATGGAAACTATGGCGTGGCATAACGTGATTATCAAGTAAAGAAGATATGGAAGATTAGATTGCATCGAGATATTAGGAAATATAGTATATTCGATGAGGGCTACTTAACTAGATTGTCTAAGGCAGATCTAGGTTAAGGACGCTAATTGAAAAGTTTGAGCAAGGGTTTGTCTTGTCAAGTAGAAGAGGTGATCGAGTTCAGGGTGTTGAAGCTCGATCTACTGAGTTTAAGAGATTAGAAATTGGTCCGTCTCTAGTCGTGTGTGACTGAGAGTAATTCGGATTAAACAGATCTAGGAGATTGTTTAAGTGATTTCTAATATACAAGAAAGAGTGTTCTTGGATTCTCTGTGTGCTCCTTATATTCGTTTGTCCCTGAACTttcaaaaaattgtttcaaaaatatatatttttcatatttttaatatatttttgtcaactaataaagaaaaaatgtgtgtttcaaaagcattaattgcattttttgAAATCTTActg includes:
- the LOC130499861 gene encoding uncharacterized protein LOC130499861 — its product is MQPRRSSRLNRGSSGAGSSSQPPSSQPQSSQSARKRARQRPSRDVSPELVEPENESLSETDSDNGIVNPMGAAETVVNQAKEARYHENRLMYRTKLDLYPELMQPHKTPLTPRFISMAATERFQGLKDRKFIDQHRISLTDENLADVRSIVENAGLLHTLTDVDAYQPSVVREFIANLLEASERDVGVAVYLRASMIDFSPSLINAIYCIPGFEDDPNWLDENIDEVCGFLTDGQINRWENMSSKFLSPTNQVLYKLVCTNWIPTMNYTNMNQTRLKFVYMLHHNEDGFNFGKLVYDQIMQMAENTKKKKSRRIMFPTLIQQVINFQRIVPIDYPSDEFTGFPKLVVKDIKAGRGTGADTRSASLEEDIERTIASLKGIYIRLRRGEYVVHQPPPTMNQDDEVAGDTEELSQAGDTEELSRSISF